Proteins encoded by one window of Streptomyces sp. LX-29:
- a CDS encoding MarR family transcriptional regulator yields MPTPEAAAIAAELRTAMGKLTRRVTHEDRIPLGQVAVLGALDRNGAMTTSDLAADQRVRPQSMARAVGLLMEQNLITRRAHPTDGRKSLVELSDAGRAALEAERGRRVGWLAQAIEAELTDEERALLARSAALLERLATR; encoded by the coding sequence ATGCCCACCCCGGAAGCCGCCGCCATCGCCGCCGAACTGCGCACCGCGATGGGCAAGCTCACCCGACGCGTCACCCATGAGGACCGCATCCCGCTGGGCCAGGTCGCCGTGCTCGGCGCACTCGACCGCAACGGCGCCATGACCACCAGCGACCTCGCCGCCGATCAGCGCGTACGCCCCCAGTCGATGGCCCGGGCGGTGGGGCTGCTCATGGAACAGAACCTGATCACGCGCCGGGCGCACCCCACGGACGGCCGCAAGTCGCTGGTCGAGCTGTCGGACGCGGGCCGGGCCGCGCTCGAAGCGGAGCGCGGCCGCAGGGTCGGTTGGCTCGCGCAGGCCATCGAGGCCGAACTCACGGATGAGGAGAGGGCGTTGTTGGCACGGAGCGCAGCCCTGCTGGAGCGGCTCGCCACACGCTAG
- the eno gene encoding phosphopyruvate hydratase yields the protein MSTKAVEPAENTDAAIETVTARRIIDSRGNPTVEVDVVLEDGSLGRAAVPSGASTGEREAVELRDGDSARWHGKGVDRAVAHVNGEIAAAVRGRDASDQAALDAALVALDGTATKSRLGANAILGVSLAAAKAAAAAHRQPLYRYLGGADAHLLPLPMMNIVNGGAHADNPLDFQEFMIAPVGADTFAEAVRMGSEVFHTLRRDLLAAGHSTGVGDEGGFAPALRTAEEALDFVMAAIERTGYRPGRDIGLVMDPASSEFFRDGVYDYVGEGVRRTPSENADYLAKLIDAYPVVSIEDPMAENDLDGWRELTARVGDRCQLTGDDVFCTNETLLREGIRTGVGNSVLVKVNQIGTLTEALAAVATAHQAGWTAVMSHRSGETEDTTIADLAVATGCGQIKTGSLSRSDRTAKYNQLIRIEEELGDSARFAGRSALRRA from the coding sequence ATGTCCACAAAGGCAGTCGAACCCGCCGAGAACACCGACGCCGCCATCGAAACCGTCACCGCCCGCCGGATCATCGACAGCCGGGGCAACCCCACGGTGGAGGTCGACGTCGTCCTGGAGGACGGGTCCCTGGGGCGCGCGGCTGTCCCCTCCGGCGCCTCCACCGGTGAGCGGGAGGCCGTGGAACTGCGCGACGGAGACTCCGCGCGCTGGCACGGCAAGGGCGTCGACCGCGCGGTGGCCCACGTCAACGGGGAGATCGCGGCGGCCGTGCGCGGCCGGGACGCGTCGGACCAGGCGGCTCTCGACGCGGCGCTGGTCGCCCTCGACGGCACCGCCACGAAGTCCCGGCTCGGCGCCAACGCGATCCTGGGCGTCTCCCTCGCCGCCGCCAAGGCCGCCGCGGCGGCCCACCGTCAACCCCTCTACCGGTACCTCGGCGGCGCCGACGCCCACCTCCTGCCGCTGCCGATGATGAACATCGTCAACGGCGGCGCCCACGCCGACAACCCGCTGGACTTCCAGGAGTTCATGATCGCGCCCGTGGGCGCGGACACCTTCGCCGAGGCCGTCCGCATGGGCAGCGAGGTCTTCCACACCCTGCGCCGCGATCTGCTGGCCGCCGGGCACTCCACGGGCGTCGGCGACGAGGGTGGCTTCGCGCCCGCGCTGCGTACCGCTGAAGAGGCGCTCGACTTCGTGATGGCCGCCATCGAGCGCACCGGCTACCGCCCTGGCAGGGACATCGGCCTGGTCATGGACCCGGCGTCGTCGGAGTTCTTCCGCGACGGGGTGTACGACTACGTGGGCGAGGGAGTGCGCCGCACCCCCTCCGAGAACGCCGACTACCTGGCCAAGCTCATCGACGCCTACCCGGTCGTCTCCATCGAGGACCCGATGGCGGAGAACGACCTGGACGGCTGGCGCGAGCTGACCGCCCGCGTCGGCGACCGCTGTCAGCTCACCGGCGACGACGTGTTCTGCACCAACGAGACGCTGCTGCGCGAGGGCATCCGCACCGGCGTCGGCAACTCGGTCCTGGTCAAGGTCAACCAGATCGGGACCTTGACCGAGGCGCTGGCCGCGGTGGCCACGGCCCACCAGGCGGGCTGGACGGCCGTCATGTCCCACCGCTCGGGCGAGACGGAGGACACCACCATCGCGGATCTGGCGGTGGCGACCGGCTGCGGTCAGATCAAGACCGGCTCGCTCTCCCGCTCCGACCGCACGGCGAAGTACAACCAACTGATCCGGATCGAAGAGGAGCTGGGCGACTCGGCGCGCTTCGCGGGCCGCTCCGCACTCCGTCGGGCGTGA
- a CDS encoding cellulase family glycosylhydrolase, whose protein sequence is MRRLLPRRALTLAALSAVLTGFPPAVPGGVPASATAATASVTAEVSGRGPSAAPPSATSGSVPSATTPSATVPSGPSATAPSASWTGPLSARGRYIVDAAGNRFKLKSANWGGAQGSWTGSGDSADAANHHAGENSHQLPLGLDRTPLSTLLADFHRLGLNSVRLPFSNEMIHTTAPVPDSAVAANPQLRGKTPLEVYDAVVAALTGDGFAVILNNHTITARWCCGLDGNERWNTSQTTARWVDDWAFMAARYRNDKRVVAADLYNEVRRTILDDPNWGGGDNHDWFAAAQQAADRILTRANPDLLIVVEGINWTGVPADGLPHDRPTLTPARTLSHTLLRSGKLVYSAHFYGFTGPRHSGATGTGETHDPRYQDLSRDELYRVLREQAFFVTDGGTHHTAPLWVSEFGTGAGETGTKARAWFTHFTDHLAAEDADFAYWPLVGWSGDRKGDDFALLRYDTTGRRSGILDAGDWRTKDWRKLVDAPARSGPVAAGARWNMLTLDHADAVRSLRTLAQGDWDPGARKGVCPDGQRLIGLAHTGGRGLCTDTATGDLRAAGDTHTVVRDERYVTGGDWATGYTKLECPGGRFLIGYSLRGAAVSAALCVPARERLTNAGHTVWFDRGDDRPHGNPGGEFAHGRYKGQCGSGEYAAGIAYTRRIGSIASPDALLCRPL, encoded by the coding sequence ATGAGGCGGCTTCTGCCCCGCCGCGCGCTCACCCTGGCCGCGCTCTCGGCTGTGCTCACCGGCTTCCCGCCGGCAGTGCCGGGCGGCGTGCCCGCTTCGGCCACGGCGGCGACAGCCTCGGTCACGGCCGAGGTCAGCGGGCGCGGGCCGTCCGCGGCCCCTCCGTCCGCGACGTCCGGGTCCGTGCCGTCCGCGACCACGCCGTCGGCGACCGTGCCGTCCGGGCCGTCCGCGACCGCGCCGTCCGCGTCGTGGACGGGGCCGCTGTCGGCCCGTGGCCGTTACATCGTCGACGCGGCCGGCAACCGCTTCAAGCTCAAGTCGGCCAACTGGGGCGGAGCCCAGGGCAGCTGGACCGGGTCGGGCGACAGCGCCGACGCCGCGAACCACCACGCGGGCGAGAACTCGCACCAGCTGCCTCTCGGCCTGGACCGGACCCCGCTGTCCACACTGCTGGCCGACTTCCACCGCCTCGGCCTCAACAGCGTACGGCTGCCGTTCTCCAACGAGATGATCCACACCACGGCACCGGTCCCGGACTCGGCGGTCGCCGCCAATCCGCAGCTGCGTGGCAAGACCCCCCTCGAGGTGTACGACGCGGTCGTCGCGGCCCTCACCGGCGACGGCTTCGCGGTGATCCTCAACAACCACACCATCACCGCACGCTGGTGCTGCGGCCTGGACGGCAACGAACGCTGGAACACCTCCCAGACGACCGCGCGGTGGGTGGACGACTGGGCCTTCATGGCGGCCCGCTACCGGAACGACAAACGGGTGGTCGCCGCCGACCTGTACAACGAGGTGCGTCGCACCATCCTGGACGACCCCAACTGGGGAGGCGGTGACAACCACGACTGGTTCGCCGCCGCGCAGCAGGCCGCGGACCGCATCCTCACCCGGGCCAACCCGGACCTGCTGATCGTCGTCGAAGGCATCAACTGGACCGGCGTACCGGCCGACGGGCTGCCCCACGACCGGCCGACCCTGACCCCGGCGCGGACCCTCTCGCACACCCTGCTGCGGTCCGGAAAGCTGGTGTACTCCGCGCACTTCTACGGCTTCACCGGGCCGAGGCACTCCGGCGCGACCGGCACCGGGGAGACCCATGACCCGCGCTACCAGGACCTGTCTCGGGACGAGCTGTACCGGGTACTGCGTGAGCAGGCGTTCTTCGTCACGGACGGCGGGACGCATCACACCGCGCCGCTGTGGGTGAGCGAGTTCGGCACCGGAGCCGGAGAGACCGGCACCAAGGCGCGGGCCTGGTTCACCCACTTCACCGACCATCTCGCCGCCGAGGACGCGGACTTCGCCTACTGGCCGCTGGTCGGCTGGAGCGGCGACAGGAAGGGCGACGACTTCGCGCTGCTGCGCTACGACACCACCGGGCGCCGGTCCGGGATCCTCGATGCGGGTGACTGGCGGACGAAGGACTGGCGGAAGCTGGTCGACGCCCCCGCCCGCAGCGGACCGGTCGCCGCCGGGGCCCGCTGGAACATGCTGACCCTGGACCACGCGGACGCCGTGCGCTCGCTGCGCACCCTGGCCCAGGGCGACTGGGACCCGGGTGCCCGCAAGGGCGTCTGCCCCGACGGCCAGCGGCTCATCGGCCTGGCCCACACCGGGGGCCGCGGGCTGTGCACCGACACCGCTACCGGTGATCTGCGGGCGGCGGGAGACACGCACACCGTGGTACGCGACGAGCGGTATGTCACGGGCGGGGACTGGGCGACCGGCTACACCAAGCTGGAATGCCCGGGCGGGCGGTTCCTCATCGGCTACAGCCTGCGCGGCGCCGCGGTCTCCGCCGCCCTGTGCGTCCCGGCCCGCGAACGGCTCACCAACGCCGGCCACACCGTCTGGTTCGACCGCGGCGACGACCGGCCGCACGGCAACCCCGGCGGCGAATTCGCCCACGGCCGCTACAAGGGGCAGTGTGGGAGCGGTGAGTACGCGGCCGGAATCGCCTACACCCGCCGGATCGGCTCCATCGCCTCACCGGATGCGCTGCTCTGCCGCCCGCTGTAG
- a CDS encoding endonuclease/exonuclease/phosphatase family protein, translating to MTRNLYLGADLAPVLAANSPQALVAAVTAAYANVQATNFPERAEALADEIADSDPHLVGVQEAVLWRSQTPAGPGSATHVEYDFLQILLDKLSARGKHYAAVATVTVGSDFEAPRSTPAGLQDIRLTDRDVLLARTDLPARKFSVVNAQAAQFQNFVPICRPALGCPPNPPLQLRRGWVAADAILRGRTVRVVTTHLEPLVPAVQEAQAGELLAGPLNTTLPTVLLGDLNSAAGGVGATPGTNTQSYNHLLAAGFSDAWTATHPRNPGFTCCQAADLRNPVSNLTQRIDYVLFRGKIKALAGYRVGEEQADRTPSGLWPSDHAGVGSVLQLRWSDTHTGGGHL from the coding sequence ATGACCCGCAACCTTTACCTGGGCGCCGACCTGGCGCCGGTCCTCGCGGCCAACAGCCCACAGGCGCTCGTCGCCGCGGTGACCGCGGCGTACGCGAACGTCCAGGCGACGAACTTCCCCGAGCGCGCCGAGGCGCTGGCCGACGAGATCGCCGACAGCGACCCCCACCTCGTGGGCGTCCAGGAAGCCGTACTCTGGCGCAGCCAGACCCCCGCCGGACCGGGCAGCGCCACCCACGTCGAATACGACTTCCTACAGATCCTTCTCGACAAGCTCTCCGCCCGCGGCAAGCACTACGCGGCCGTGGCCACCGTCACCGTGGGCAGCGACTTCGAGGCCCCGCGCTCCACGCCCGCCGGCCTGCAGGACATCCGCCTCACCGACCGTGACGTACTCCTGGCGCGCACCGACCTGCCCGCACGTAAGTTCTCCGTGGTCAACGCGCAGGCCGCCCAATTCCAGAACTTCGTGCCCATCTGCCGCCCAGCGCTCGGCTGCCCGCCCAACCCTCCGCTCCAGCTCCGACGCGGCTGGGTCGCCGCCGACGCCATCCTGCGCGGCCGCACCGTCCGGGTGGTCACCACCCATCTCGAACCCCTCGTCCCCGCCGTCCAGGAAGCACAGGCCGGCGAACTGCTCGCGGGCCCGCTGAACACCACGCTCCCGACCGTGCTTCTGGGCGACCTCAACTCGGCCGCCGGCGGGGTCGGCGCGACACCGGGAACCAACACCCAGAGCTACAACCACCTCCTGGCCGCCGGCTTCAGCGACGCCTGGACCGCCACCCACCCCCGCAACCCCGGCTTCACCTGCTGCCAGGCCGCCGACCTGCGCAACCCCGTCTCCAACCTCACTCAACGCATCGACTACGTGCTCTTCCGCGGCAAGATCAAGGCCCTGGCCGGCTACCGGGTGGGCGAGGAACAGGCCGACCGCACTCCCTCAGGGCTGTGGCCCTCCGACCATGCCGGTGTCGGCAGCGTGCTCCAGCTGCGTTGGAGTGACACCCACACAGGAGGGGGACACCTGTGA
- a CDS encoding LysR family transcriptional regulator translates to MDLEVRHLRVVCAVADAGSLTRAAACLGMTQPGLSAQLRRIEAMLGGALFDRGKAGAAPTPFGDLVIQRARAILPGIDALLDDAARATRRAATVERIRLGSVGAPLLGRLVLAVRQALPGAEVTARCQYSPAPLLDDVAAGRLEAAILGDHPDQRLPPRAGVILAPLVTEPVFALLPARHPLAAQEEVTLAQLADEDWAVPRPDPDRTGEYWASAAALADRRPRTPYEAEGRQLIELVRAGLAVSLCQATFIEVPGTTVRPLAGNPLWYRHVLAWHRDGPLTAHGAAILREVGTGYLELCAERPAYARWRIRHPHEAQPMDTSLKGP, encoded by the coding sequence ATGGATCTGGAGGTACGGCATCTGCGCGTGGTGTGCGCGGTCGCCGATGCCGGGAGTCTCACCCGCGCCGCCGCCTGCCTGGGGATGACCCAGCCCGGGCTCAGCGCCCAACTGCGGCGCATCGAGGCGATGCTGGGCGGGGCGCTCTTCGACCGCGGGAAGGCGGGGGCGGCGCCCACGCCCTTCGGCGACCTGGTGATCCAGCGGGCCCGAGCCATCCTCCCCGGGATCGACGCGCTCCTGGACGACGCCGCGCGCGCCACCCGCCGCGCCGCGACCGTGGAGCGGATCCGGCTCGGCTCGGTGGGCGCCCCGCTGCTGGGCCGACTCGTGTTGGCCGTCCGCCAGGCCCTGCCCGGCGCCGAGGTGACCGCACGCTGCCAGTACTCGCCCGCGCCGCTCCTGGACGACGTGGCCGCGGGGCGTCTGGAGGCGGCGATCCTCGGCGACCACCCCGATCAGCGGCTGCCGCCGCGCGCCGGGGTGATCCTCGCTCCGCTGGTCACCGAGCCGGTCTTCGCACTGCTCCCGGCGCGGCACCCGCTCGCGGCGCAGGAGGAGGTGACCCTGGCGCAACTCGCGGACGAGGACTGGGCCGTGCCTCGCCCCGACCCCGATCGGACCGGCGAATACTGGGCCTCGGCCGCCGCGCTGGCAGACCGCCGCCCCCGCACCCCGTATGAGGCCGAAGGGCGGCAGCTGATCGAACTCGTCCGGGCGGGACTGGCCGTCAGCCTCTGCCAGGCCACCTTCATCGAGGTCCCCGGCACCACCGTCCGCCCGCTGGCCGGAAACCCTCTGTGGTACCGCCATGTCCTGGCCTGGCACCGCGACGGCCCACTCACCGCGCACGGGGCGGCGATTCTGCGCGAGGTCGGCACCGGCTATCTGGAGCTCTGCGCCGAGCGACCCGCGTACGCCCGCTGGCGCATCCGCCATCCCCACGAGGCCCAGCCGATGGACACCTCACTCAAGGGCCCGTGA
- a CDS encoding M6 family metalloprotease domain-containing protein, giving the protein MRQSPSPATAHRVALAALLAALLLPLHGTSPAHAATAPEASPEPASKSASAPASACALPGTTGWTDEGHGTDYSVFQRPKGTKKVGMIFVDFPDAPATELPASGAAQITPGADWLRHASYGKTGLDITPHRRWVRMPHKSTDYGFERGLTHETHEAYIKDAVAAADRGVDFSGYDMVYVVATKNAPAISFTPTYLYEPGTAGVVADGKRITWAVTFGQDMWHWGPKLVAHETAHTFGLPDLYAFDGTDAHRHVGGWDVMGLIGGAGPQYFGWHSWKLGWTADRQVRCRASAGSDTVRLTSVAYRGGTKMAVVRTGPTTAYVVESRRAVRADSEVCATGALVYRVDSSVQTGDGPIRVMDAQPTATPAEGCRPLDDAPYQAGQSFSDPAAGVRIEVLSADGFGDTVRITKS; this is encoded by the coding sequence ATGAGGCAGTCCCCTTCCCCGGCGACGGCGCACCGGGTTGCCCTCGCCGCCCTGCTCGCCGCCCTGCTCCTGCCGCTCCACGGCACCTCGCCCGCCCACGCGGCGACGGCGCCGGAAGCCTCGCCCGAACCCGCGTCGAAGTCCGCGTCCGCCCCCGCTTCGGCCTGCGCCCTCCCCGGCACCACCGGCTGGACCGACGAGGGCCACGGCACCGACTACTCCGTATTCCAGCGCCCCAAGGGGACGAAGAAGGTCGGCATGATCTTCGTGGACTTCCCCGACGCGCCCGCCACCGAGCTCCCCGCTTCCGGCGCGGCGCAGATCACGCCCGGCGCCGACTGGCTGCGGCACGCCTCGTACGGAAAGACCGGGCTGGACATCACCCCACACCGGCGCTGGGTGCGGATGCCGCACAAGTCGACGGACTACGGCTTCGAGCGCGGCCTCACCCACGAGACGCACGAGGCGTATATCAAGGACGCCGTGGCCGCGGCCGACCGTGGTGTGGACTTCTCCGGCTACGACATGGTGTACGTCGTGGCGACGAAGAACGCGCCGGCCATCTCCTTCACGCCCACCTACCTCTACGAGCCCGGCACGGCGGGCGTGGTCGCCGACGGCAAGCGGATCACGTGGGCGGTGACCTTCGGTCAGGACATGTGGCACTGGGGACCGAAGCTGGTGGCTCACGAGACCGCCCACACCTTCGGCCTGCCGGACCTGTACGCGTTCGACGGCACCGACGCCCACCGTCACGTCGGCGGCTGGGACGTGATGGGCCTGATAGGGGGCGCGGGACCGCAGTACTTCGGCTGGCACTCGTGGAAGCTCGGCTGGACCGCCGACAGGCAGGTGCGCTGCCGGGCCTCGGCGGGCAGCGACACGGTGCGCCTGACCTCGGTCGCGTACCGCGGCGGCACCAAGATGGCGGTGGTCCGCACCGGTCCCACCACGGCGTACGTCGTCGAGTCGAGGCGAGCGGTCCGGGCGGACTCGGAGGTCTGCGCGACCGGCGCGCTGGTCTACCGGGTCGACTCCTCCGTCCAGACCGGCGACGGCCCGATCCGGGTGATGGACGCCCAGCCCACCGCCACCCCCGCCGAGGGCTGCCGCCCGCTGGACGACGCGCCGTACCAGGCCGGTCAGTCCTTCAGCGACCCCGCCGCGGGGGTGAGGATCGAGGTCCTGAGCGCGGACGGCTTCGGCGACACGGTCCGTATCACCAAGTCGTAA
- a CDS encoding oligopeptide/dipeptide ABC transporter ATP-binding protein: MTTAATATATATATAIQPLLSVRDVTMEFPGRRARTAPVRAVDGVSFDVAAGETLGLVGESGCGKSTTGRLIVRLLEPTSGSITYDGRDISHLTQRTLKPLRRDLQMVFQDPHSSLNPRQTVARIISDPLMVQGSSAAQARKRSVELMELVGLIPEHIDRYPHEFSGGQAQRIGIARSLATSPRLVVADEPVSALDVSVQAQIVNLMERLQRELGLAYLFIAHDLSVVKRVCDRVAVMYLGRIVEIGDKARVYAAPAHPYTRALLSAVPLPDPEVERKRERITLLGDPPSPAAPPPGCTFHPRCPKAQDICRSEAPLLRIARPGEAREVACHFPEGA, encoded by the coding sequence ATGACCACCGCCGCCACCGCCACCGCCACCGCCACGGCTACCGCCATCCAACCCCTGCTCTCCGTACGCGACGTGACGATGGAGTTCCCCGGAAGACGGGCCCGCACGGCCCCGGTCCGGGCCGTCGACGGCGTCAGCTTCGACGTCGCGGCCGGTGAGACACTGGGCCTGGTCGGCGAGTCCGGTTGCGGTAAGTCCACCACGGGCCGCCTCATCGTCCGGCTCCTGGAACCCACCTCCGGCTCCATCACGTACGACGGACGCGACATCAGCCATCTGACGCAGCGCACGCTCAAACCGCTGCGCAGGGACCTGCAGATGGTCTTCCAGGACCCGCACTCGTCCCTCAACCCGCGCCAGACGGTGGCCCGGATCATCTCCGACCCCCTCATGGTGCAGGGCAGTTCGGCGGCGCAGGCCCGCAAGCGCTCGGTGGAGCTGATGGAGCTGGTCGGGCTCATCCCCGAGCACATCGACCGCTATCCGCACGAGTTCTCCGGCGGGCAGGCCCAGCGCATCGGCATCGCCCGCTCACTGGCCACCAGCCCCCGCCTGGTGGTGGCCGACGAGCCGGTCTCCGCCCTCGACGTCTCCGTACAGGCCCAGATCGTCAACCTCATGGAGCGGCTCCAGCGCGAGCTCGGCCTCGCCTACCTCTTCATCGCTCACGACCTGTCGGTGGTCAAGCGGGTCTGCGACCGGGTGGCCGTGATGTATCTGGGCCGCATCGTGGAGATCGGCGACAAGGCGCGGGTGTACGCGGCCCCGGCCCACCCCTACACCCGTGCCCTGCTGTCCGCCGTGCCGCTGCCGGACCCGGAGGTCGAGCGGAAACGCGAGCGGATCACCCTGCTCGGCGACCCTCCCAGCCCGGCCGCTCCCCCACCGGGCTGCACCTTCCACCCGCGGTGTCCCAAGGCCCAGGACATCTGCCGGTCCGAGGCCCCGTTGCTGCGGATCGCGCGCCCGGGAGAGGCCAGGGAGGTCGCCTGCCACTTCCCCGAGGGGGCCTGA
- a CDS encoding ABC transporter ATP-binding protein gives MTTGLPGDDSAPLLSVTDLSVTFPTRHGPVRAVDSLGFEVRRGRTLGIVGESGSGKSVTSMAVMGLHTGAEVTGSVRLGGQELVDLPERELNRLRGRKMAMIFQDPLSSLHPYYTVGEQIAEHHRVHFRSGRKAARARAVEALAEVGIPEPRRRAGEYPHQFSGGMRQRVMIAMALACEPELLIADEPTTALDVTVQAQILELIAKLQQDRGLAVIMITHDLGVVARIAHDVLVMYGGRAAERAPVNMLFAAPSHPYTRGLLDSLPRLDDQDDEPLRAIPGSPPSLLIPAPGCAFAPRCPRLATASGEERSRCESERPLFGEPAGHPVACHLPAHEGVAS, from the coding sequence GTGACGACTGGCCTTCCCGGGGACGACTCCGCGCCGCTGCTGTCCGTGACGGACCTGAGCGTGACCTTCCCGACCCGGCACGGTCCCGTCCGGGCCGTGGACTCTCTCGGCTTCGAGGTGCGCCGGGGGCGGACCCTCGGCATCGTCGGCGAGTCCGGCTCCGGCAAGTCCGTCACCTCGATGGCGGTGATGGGCCTGCACACCGGGGCCGAGGTCACCGGCTCCGTACGGCTCGGCGGGCAGGAGCTGGTCGACCTGCCGGAGCGCGAGCTGAACCGGCTGCGCGGCCGGAAGATGGCCATGATCTTCCAGGACCCGCTCTCCAGCCTGCATCCGTACTACACGGTGGGCGAGCAGATCGCCGAGCACCACCGGGTGCACTTCCGCTCCGGCCGCAAGGCCGCCCGCGCGCGGGCGGTCGAGGCCCTGGCCGAGGTCGGCATCCCCGAGCCGCGCCGCCGGGCGGGCGAGTACCCGCACCAGTTCTCCGGCGGCATGCGCCAGCGCGTGATGATCGCCATGGCACTCGCCTGCGAGCCGGAGCTGCTCATCGCCGACGAGCCGACCACGGCGCTCGACGTCACCGTCCAGGCGCAGATCCTGGAGCTGATCGCCAAGCTCCAACAGGACCGCGGCCTGGCCGTCATCATGATCACGCACGATCTGGGGGTGGTCGCCCGCATCGCCCACGACGTGCTGGTGATGTACGGCGGCCGGGCCGCCGAACGGGCGCCGGTGAACATGCTGTTCGCCGCCCCCTCCCATCCCTACACCCGGGGTCTCCTCGACTCGCTGCCCCGCCTGGACGACCAGGACGACGAGCCGCTGCGGGCCATCCCCGGCAGCCCGCCCTCCCTGCTCATCCCGGCCCCCGGCTGCGCGTTCGCACCTCGGTGCCCCCGCCTCGCGACGGCCTCCGGTGAGGAGCGGTCCCGCTGCGAGAGCGAGCGACCGCTGTTCGGCGAGCCCGCCGGTCACCCCGTCGCCTGCCATCTCCCCGCTCACGAAGGCGTCGCCTCATGA
- a CDS encoding ABC transporter permease produces the protein MTVYIGRRLLGVTGVLLAIAAVTFTIFYVLPSDPAAAACGKSCSSERLAAIREHMGLDQPLWRQFMDFVTGIFTGRTMGTGQYELHCDFPCLGYSYENSESVWDLLMDRLPVSASLALGAAVLWLTLGLSAGVVAALRKDTLIDRALMVGAVAAASLPVYFTSMMLIYGVIRTAGLLPYPSYVPFGEDPVDWASNLLLPWLALAVLYAAMYARQSRSSMIETMAEPYIRTARAKGLPRHTVVVKHGLRAGMTPILTIFGMDLGGLLAGAVITESIFGLPGIGRLFYGALSSGDQPVILGVTLLAATFIVVANLAVDLLYAVIDPRVRY, from the coding sequence ATGACCGTCTACATCGGGCGCCGACTGCTCGGGGTGACCGGCGTGCTCCTCGCCATCGCCGCCGTCACCTTCACCATCTTCTACGTCCTGCCGTCCGACCCGGCCGCCGCGGCCTGCGGCAAGTCGTGCAGCTCGGAGCGGCTGGCGGCGATCCGCGAGCACATGGGGCTCGACCAGCCGTTGTGGCGGCAGTTCATGGACTTCGTCACCGGGATCTTCACCGGCCGCACCATGGGAACGGGCCAGTACGAGCTGCACTGCGACTTCCCGTGCCTGGGCTACTCCTACGAGAACAGCGAGTCCGTCTGGGACCTGCTGATGGACCGTCTCCCGGTCTCCGCCTCGCTGGCCCTGGGCGCCGCCGTGCTGTGGCTGACCCTCGGTCTGTCCGCGGGCGTCGTCGCAGCCCTGCGCAAGGACACCCTCATCGACAGGGCGCTGATGGTCGGCGCTGTCGCCGCCGCCTCCCTACCCGTCTACTTCACCTCGATGATGCTGATCTACGGGGTGATCCGGACGGCCGGTCTGCTGCCCTACCCGAGCTATGTGCCCTTCGGCGAGGATCCCGTGGACTGGGCGTCGAACCTGCTGCTGCCCTGGCTGGCGCTGGCCGTCCTGTACGCGGCCATGTACGCGCGGCAGAGCCGCAGTTCGATGATCGAGACGATGGCGGAGCCGTACATTCGCACCGCCCGCGCCAAGGGCCTGCCGCGCCACACCGTCGTCGTCAAGCACGGGCTGCGCGCCGGGATGACCCCCATCCTGACCATCTTCGGCATGGACCTGGGCGGCCTTCTCGCCGGCGCGGTGATCACCGAGTCCATCTTCGGACTCCCCGGCATCGGACGGCTCTTCTACGGCGCGCTGTCCAGCGGCGACCAGCCGGTGATCCTCGGCGTGACGCTCCTCGCCGCCACCTTCATCGTCGTCGCCAACCTGGCGGTCGACCTGCTGTACGCCGTCATCGATCCGCGAGTGAGGTACTGA